One window from the genome of Treponema sp. OMZ 838 encodes:
- the pepF gene encoding oligoendopeptidase F — MKNSTVPLRSEVAKSDQWDLSKLFTNDADWNASLKDIAAAKDRVLTYKTAFAAPDTLTAETVLGCLQAVEAASRISEKTSHYAFLMKSVDESDPKNIERVSLAMMADTELSSETSWFIPALLDIPEQTIRGWIDPAGKTGAAFAPYKVFIEKLIRLKAHTLSEKEEKLLSLLAESQDVERRSFSTLTNVDFRFGSIETSDGAKELTQSSYSQFLINPDRNIRKQAYMQFYGTFDTYKNTIASLYTGQVQQNIALARIRGYGSAREQALYPDKVPTEVYDNLISTIRKNLEPLHHFYALMQKSLKLDELRHYDVYVPLVGEVRRHTPYNEAVDMITEALQPLGDEYVTTLRNGLLGGWVDRYENKGKRSGAFSWGGFEGDPYIMVNYKEDVIRDVFTLVHEGGHSMHSWYSVRNNPFLSYNYTIFEAEVASTFNEELLFRSMLKNTSDPKMRAYLLSIRVSDILATLYRQTMFAEYEHITHKLVEEGTPLTIENLRSEYRKLLTAYFGPAMHFEECSDLEGLRIPHFYNSFYVYKYATGISASLALAERVCSGGKTEREDYFKFLTSGGSRYPIESLRIAGVDMASPEPVEAACKHFAHLVSELEKALAAL; from the coding sequence ATGAAAAACTCAACGGTACCCCTCCGCTCGGAGGTCGCAAAAAGCGATCAATGGGATTTAAGCAAACTTTTTACAAATGATGCGGACTGGAATGCCTCACTGAAAGACATTGCTGCCGCAAAAGACCGCGTATTAACCTACAAAACCGCCTTTGCCGCACCTGATACACTGACTGCCGAAACGGTACTTGGCTGTTTACAGGCTGTGGAAGCGGCGTCCCGTATTTCGGAAAAGACAAGCCATTATGCCTTTTTGATGAAGTCGGTGGATGAAAGCGATCCTAAAAACATCGAACGGGTTTCTCTCGCAATGATGGCGGACACGGAACTTTCTTCCGAAACAAGCTGGTTTATCCCCGCCTTGCTGGATATTCCCGAACAGACTATCCGCGGCTGGATCGACCCTGCCGGAAAGACCGGAGCTGCTTTTGCTCCGTACAAAGTCTTTATCGAAAAACTGATCAGACTAAAAGCTCATACATTGAGCGAGAAAGAAGAAAAGCTTCTGTCGCTTTTAGCCGAATCGCAGGATGTCGAGCGCCGCAGCTTCTCGACGCTTACGAATGTAGACTTCCGTTTCGGTTCGATTGAAACTTCCGACGGAGCGAAAGAACTTACGCAATCTTCATATTCACAGTTCTTAATCAATCCCGACCGGAATATCCGTAAGCAAGCGTATATGCAATTTTACGGCACATTCGACACGTACAAAAATACGATAGCGTCCTTATACACCGGTCAGGTACAGCAAAATATCGCGCTTGCCCGTATCCGCGGATACGGTTCCGCCCGTGAACAGGCACTCTATCCCGATAAGGTTCCGACGGAAGTATACGACAACCTTATCAGCACAATCCGGAAAAACTTGGAGCCGCTGCATCATTTTTATGCGCTTATGCAAAAATCGCTCAAACTTGATGAACTGCGTCACTACGATGTGTATGTTCCGTTGGTGGGCGAAGTGCGGCGGCACACTCCGTATAACGAAGCCGTTGATATGATTACCGAAGCGTTACAACCGCTCGGCGATGAATATGTTACCACGCTGCGGAACGGGCTGCTCGGCGGCTGGGTTGACCGGTACGAAAATAAGGGCAAGCGTTCGGGCGCTTTTTCGTGGGGCGGCTTTGAAGGTGATCCTTATATCATGGTCAACTATAAAGAAGACGTTATCCGGGATGTATTCACCCTTGTACACGAAGGCGGGCATTCCATGCACTCGTGGTATTCGGTACGGAACAATCCGTTTTTAAGCTACAACTATACGATTTTTGAAGCAGAGGTTGCCTCAACCTTCAACGAGGAACTGTTGTTCCGCTCCATGCTGAAAAACACGAGCGATCCCAAAATGCGGGCATACCTGCTGAGTATTCGCGTAAGCGATATCCTCGCGACGCTTTACCGCCAGACAATGTTTGCCGAATACGAGCATATCACGCATAAGCTTGTTGAAGAGGGAACGCCGCTTACCATCGAGAATCTCCGCAGCGAGTACCGCAAACTGTTGACCGCTTACTTCGGCCCTGCGATGCACTTTGAGGAATGCAGCGATCTTGAAGGCTTGCGTATCCCGCATTTTTACAATTCGTTCTATGTGTATAAATACGCAACCGGTATTTCCGCATCGCTTGCCCTTGCCGAACGGGTATGCTCGGGCGGAAAAACAGAGCGGGAGGATTACTTTAAGTTTTTAACCTCCGGCGGTTCCCGCTATCCCATCGAGTCGCTGCGGATTGCCGGCGTCGATATGGCTTCTCCCGAACCGGTTGAAGCAGCCTGTAAGCACTTTGCGCACTTGGTAAGCGAGCTTGAAAAAGCCTTAGCCGCTCTATAA
- a CDS encoding M28 family peptidase: MTLEQAQAIIASPFFSAFLEPAADRRAFITERLAAQGIPYRTVTLQDKTHIVITYRQSAYNPRFKMKTLIAHYDRAAGTQGANDNSAACIQLLLFAQTLLHKRDAHNIRIIFTDGEEAGADGIKNQGAYRLGQGLRALSMQQDDIFVFDMCGSGDTLILSESGIYGRDTRKTAALSALHRRCRIYADAACRGRWFSLPTAYSDNAGLISAGLIAQVITVLPRAEAELLMRYMPRSEALQRCIITNAHVPPDSPLAAVIPQTWQRMHTPQDRLETLTPQAFILVDKMLRYLAGVKEAAG, encoded by the coding sequence GTGACTCTTGAACAAGCTCAAGCGATTATCGCTTCGCCTTTTTTCAGCGCTTTTTTAGAACCGGCGGCAGACCGGCGTGCCTTTATAACGGAGCGGTTGGCGGCGCAAGGAATTCCCTACCGTACCGTTACCCTTCAAGATAAAACACACATTGTTATTACCTACCGGCAATCCGCGTACAATCCCCGTTTTAAGATGAAAACGCTGATAGCGCACTATGACCGCGCCGCCGGTACACAGGGCGCAAACGATAATTCCGCCGCCTGCATACAGCTGCTGCTGTTTGCCCAAACGCTGCTGCATAAACGGGATGCGCATAACATCCGCATCATCTTTACCGACGGCGAAGAAGCGGGCGCGGATGGCATTAAGAACCAAGGCGCGTACCGCTTGGGGCAAGGCCTGCGTGCGCTTTCAATGCAGCAGGATGACATCTTTGTGTTTGATATGTGCGGCAGTGGGGATACGCTTATCCTTTCCGAGTCGGGGATATACGGCAGGGATACACGGAAAACGGCGGCGCTTTCTGCTTTGCATCGGCGCTGCCGCATCTATGCCGACGCCGCGTGCAGAGGGCGCTGGTTTTCGCTTCCGACTGCCTATAGCGACAACGCGGGGCTTATTTCCGCCGGATTAATCGCACAGGTTATCACCGTATTGCCGAGGGCGGAAGCGGAGCTGCTGATGCGGTATATGCCTCGCTCCGAAGCGCTCCAACGGTGCATTATCACCAATGCACATGTTCCGCCTGATTCGCCGCTTGCCGCCGTCATTCCGCAGACATGGCAGCGGATGCACACGCCGCAGGACAGGCTCGAAACACTGACGCCGCAAGCCTTTATCCTAGTAGATAAAATGCTCCGGTATCTGGCGGGGGTGAAAGAAGCGGCTGGATAA
- a CDS encoding type II toxin-antitoxin system HicB family antitoxin — MMNYKGFIGVVEYDENARIFSGEVINTRTVITFQGTTVDEIEQEFHASVDDYLEWCKEDGVEPEKPYSGKFNVRISPLFHSQVAIAAKKMDMSLNSFVEKSLKDEISTMRLTY; from the coding sequence ATGATGAACTATAAAGGATTTATTGGTGTCGTTGAATATGATGAAAATGCTCGTATATTTTCCGGGGAAGTTATAAATACTCGTACTGTAATCACATTTCAAGGAACAACAGTAGATGAGATTGAACAGGAATTTCATGCATCTGTTGATGATTATCTTGAATGGTGTAAGGAAGACGGCGTTGAACCTGAAAAACCTTATTCCGGAAAATTTAATGTTCGTATTTCGCCATTATTTCATAGTCAGGTTGCAATTGCAGCAAAGAAAATGGATATGTCATTGAATAGTTTTGTAGAAAAGTCATTAAAAGATGAAATTTCTACAATGCGATTAACTTATTAG
- a CDS encoding type II toxin-antitoxin system HicA family toxin: MNSKQKKVYEAIFKNPVQSDIEWQEIENLLHSLGAKISEGNGSRIRIELKGERAVFHRPHPEKVTDKGAIKPMRKFLENAGIKI; encoded by the coding sequence ATGAACTCAAAACAAAAGAAAGTTTATGAGGCTATTTTTAAAAATCCTGTGCAATCAGATATTGAGTGGCAGGAAATAGAAAATCTTTTACATTCGCTGGGAGCAAAAATATCCGAAGGGAATGGTTCGAGGATCCGTATTGAATTGAAAGGGGAACGTGCCGTTTTTCATAGGCCGCATCCTGAAAAAGTTACCGATAAAGGTGCAATAAAACCTATGAGAAAATTTTTGGAAAATGCGGGGATAAAAATATGA